A genomic stretch from Podospora pseudoanserina strain CBS 124.78 chromosome 3, whole genome shotgun sequence includes:
- a CDS encoding hypothetical protein (COG:C; COG:H; EggNog:ENOG503NWY8), giving the protein MASEQKQHPSPNHYDIVIVGAGPVGLMLSTCLARWGYKIKHIDNRPEPTATGRADGIQPRSLDLLRNMGLKSAIMAHKPARVYEVAFWDPPTGGKGIARTGTWASCPDFIDARYPFTTLLHQGLIERAFIADLEKNNTTVQRPWTITGFTSDEQADPEYPVSVELQHVDGTFKESVKAKYLFGGEGARSFVRDQLKIGITHKDPIAYVWGVMDGVVKTDFPDIKMKCTIHSEHGSIMVIPREDNMVRLYIQIASSTDPDFNPRKTATVEEVQASAKRILQPYSIEWERVEWYSVYPIGQGISDKYTLDHRVFLGGDACHTHSPKAGQGMNTAFLDALNLAWKIHAVEGGLAHKSILETYEPERKDVAETLLSFDNKYAKLFSQRPPSSNEVAAATAQKASSGAEENEFIKTFKESCSFTSGYGVAYKANQLNWSPEHPAQSHVIAKSDALVPGRLFRNADVTRVVDANVVHLEQEIPLNGAFRLFVFAGKPSVTGQALKDFAAGLAKKNSFYSAYQRADIDSVSHHERHNPHSKFFTICTVFAAKRNEIEISRDLPALLARYKDNVYADDRWSRNFPDAKAMAHAKMGLDEERGGVVVVRPDGYTGVVVALEEGSATVDALNAYFGAFASKKLGEAQAQL; this is encoded by the exons ATGGCCTCTGAGCAGAAGCAGcaccccagccccaaccaTTATGACATTG TCATTGTGGGTGCCGGTCCCGTCGGCCTGATGCTCTCGACCTGCCTGGCGAGATGGGGTTACAAGATCAAGCACATCGACAACAGACCTGAGCCTACCGCCACTGGCCGTGCCGATGGCATCCAGCCCCGTTCCCTCGATCTCCTCCGCAACATGGGCCTCAAGTCGGCCATCATGGCCCACAAGCCCGCTCGTGTCTATGAGGTTGCTTTCTGGGACCCTCCCACCGGCGGCAAGGGCATTGCCCGTACCGGCACCTGGGCTTCTTGCCCCGACTTCATCGACGCCAGAtaccccttcaccaccctcctccaccagggTCTGATCGAGCGTGCTTTCATCGCCGACCTCGAGaagaacaacaccaccgtccAGCGCCCCTGGACCATCACCGGCTTCACCTCTGACGAGCAGGCCGACCCCGAATACCCCGTCAGCGTCGAGCTCCAGCACGTCGACGGCACCTTCAAGGAGAGcgtcaaggccaagtacctcttcggcggcgagggcgcCCGCTCCTTCGTCCGTGACCAACTCAAGATTGGCATCACCCACAAGGACCCCATCGCCTACGTCTGGGGTGTCATGGACGGTGTCGTCAAGACCGACTTCCCCGACATCAAGATGAAGTGCACCATCCACTCGGAGCACGGCTCCATCATGGTCATCCCCCGCGAGGACAACATGGTCCGCCTCTACATCCAgatcgcctcctccaccgaccCCGACTTCAACCCCCGCAAGACGGCCACCGTCGAGGAGGTCCAGGCCTCGGCCAAGCGCATCCTCCAGCCCTACAGCATCGAGTGGGAGCGCGTCGAGTGGTACTCTGTCTACCCCATCGGCCAGGGCATTTCCGACAAGTACACCCTCGACCACCGcgtcttcctcggcggcgacGCCTGCcacacccactcccccaaGGCCGGCCAGGGCATGAACACTGCCTTCCTCGacgccctcaacctcgcctgGAAGATCCACGCCGTCGAGGGCGGCCTCGCCCACAAGTCCATCCTCGAGACCTACGAGCCCGAGCGCAAGGACGTCGCCGAGACTCTTTTGTCTTTCGACAACAAGTACGCCAAGCTCTTCTCCCAgcgccccccctcctccaacgaggtcgccgccgccacggcCCAGAAGGCCTCCTCCGGCGCCGAGGAAAACGAATTCATCAAGACCTTCAAGGAGTCCTGCTCTTTCACTTCCGGCTACGGCGTAGCCTACAAGGCCAACCAGCTCAACTGGTCCCCCGAGCACCCGGCCCAATCCCACGTCATCGCCAAGTCTGACGCCCTGGTCCCCGGCCGCCTCTTCAGGAACGCCGACGTCACCCGCGTCGTCGACGCCAACGTCGTCCATCTGGAGCAGGAGATCCCCCTCAACGGCGCCTTCcgcctcttcgtcttcgccgGCAAGCCCTCCGTCACGGGCCAAGCCCTCAAGGACTTCGCCGCCGGCctcgccaagaagaacagcTTCTACTCTGCCTACCAGCGCGCCGATATCGACTCTGTCTCTCACCACGAGAGGCACAACCCCCACTCCAAGTTCTTCACCATCTGCACTGTCTTTGCCGCCAAGAGGAACGAGATTGAGATTAGCCGGGACTTGCCTGCGCTGCTGGCGAGGTACAAGGACAATGTTTATGCTGATGATCGGTGGTCGAGGAATTTCCCTGACGCGAAGGCGATGGCGCATGCGAagatggggttggatgaggaaaggggtggggttgtggtCGTTAGGCCGGATGGGTAcactggtgttgttgttgcgctggaggaggggagcgcGACAGTGGACGCGCTGAATGCGTACTTTGGGGCTTTTGCGAGCAAAAAGTTGGGGGAGGCGCAGGCTCAGCTTTGA
- a CDS encoding hypothetical protein (EggNog:ENOG503NW3E; COG:K), whose protein sequence is MTTFIKEHKWVNNHGQPPSKRRRINAAKTRCAGERPVCSTCAKNGHTCLGYNDLDEKKRPANGGPSDAQDYRDDNTKHEHEEDYLNGEKVEVKMEPQQMWQNRGEDNYANDGNKKGDQRFWRSRSQSHSQHHQQQQQQQQHHHQQQQQQQQQQQQPQQKPRMAGFVDADALSRQDSVSTATVTSGRRRKHSNDWDQDDNSQKSNNRSSSNRSPVEHQHQHQHQHESHRVPYFRYFGPTAIVPGFKQMVVDISREIHRDRRKSRGSSFSTTSPGSLYGCGAGQHHFTNPGTEFDSLEDIPIYDVNDSNPVHPLILNLAITFFTHLGCNYQFMRKDRTLRMLKEKRLEPILVDAMCALAARFSDDPIFINPHDGKEKRSEFGQVFARRAKAATVDTFPCPSVAAVQACLLMAYEGFGANQDSALWMYLGLAIRMAVDLGLQKLEGVKYQGERDPWYTRSWSRKSNDGSDEPEGKRNDEEVLGPHEQREVEQERMDTFWAVFVLDRVISSGTGRPVTFRDDDFELSLPEHAIDPVSGWPDPFPPFIEIIHLYGRVSDVLNNIRDANDLTEEKMQKLAQMEIDLSHIYKKQDSRLHFDPANFRKYVEAGKGTIFILLHFWFHALIVVLHQPTLLTPFYSLRPTQLLPNSRELSMSSAKTIADILAFADLIDPKSFIGNPFTSQPIYIAACAFLMESGANASHPPSREPSPSPEAKSRFFKGIPGKLGPSIDPRQKHSLLVSAANSNYTRCYKSLQQLQQYWAGVGYILNALDQKSKGIWDCETFTKEEYEPITLARRRSLERLPRFEHPASPNVPPIAYSLTGTTNSPNSNLTVLFQNPANTTLPPIPPPPPLSVPVSAATPPGNMTYDPVRQSLPDTPSAMLPPAYPQANISALRYQSRTPKLSRLPQSPAMGKSLLKHESSPSVDLDLHTPPPADRHQRQNHHPTHHQTSHNNNNSNNNQNHHHIPPTPPPPLPPPPTTTSTTTTTTPPTPQATKPRPRTRGHLPQPPQIPILVMVGWFQGEEEEEEEEEEEEEGRGYGYLEINPISEAITLNSFEVNFDMLGLQSDLMMPPWLEILPGEVLGVV, encoded by the exons ATGACCACCTTTATCAAGGAACACAAATGGGTCAACAACCATGGCCAGCCCCCCTCCAAGAGACGGAGGATCAATGCTGC GAAAACCCGGTGCGCGGGCGAGAGACCGGTGTGTTCGACATGTGCCAAAAATGGCCACACTTGTCTCGGCTACAACGAtttggatgagaagaagaggccaGCAAATGGAGGGCCGTCAGATGCACAGGATTATCGGGACGACAACACAAAGCACGAGCATGAGGAGGACTACCTGAATggtgagaaggtggaggtcAAGATGGAGCCTCAGCAAATGTGGCAGAACCGTGGTGAGGATAACTACGCCAACGATGGGAATAAAAAGGGGGACCAACGATTTTGGAGGAGTCGGTCACAGTCACAttcgcaacaccaccagcagcagcaacaacaacaacaacatcatcatcaacaacaacaacaacaacaacaacaacaacaacaaccacagcagaaGCCACGTATGGCGGGCTTTGTGGATGCGGATGCGCTTTCGAGACAGGACTCGGTATCAACGGCTACCGTGACGTCTGGCCGGCGGCGGAAACACAGCAATGATTGGGATCAGGACGATAACTCTCAGAAATCGAATAACCGGAGCTCGAGTAACCGGTCGCCTGTtgagcatcagcatcagcatcagcatcagcacgAAAGTCACCGGGTGCCCTACTTTAGGTATTTTGGGCCGACTGCCATCGTCCCAGGCTTCAagcagatggtggtggacatcTCGCGCGAGATTCATCGTGATAGGCGCAAGAGTCGGGGCAGTTCCTtctcgacaacatcaccaggGTCATTGTACGGGTGCGGTGCAGGGCAGCACCATTTCACCAACCCGGGAACCGAGTTCGACAGTCTCGAAGACATTCCAATTTATGACGTGAACGATTCGAATCCGGTTCACCCTTtgatcctcaacctcgccataACCTTCTTCACTCACCTTGGTTGCAACTATCAGTTTATGCGAAAGGACAGGACCCTGCGCATGCTCAAGGAAAAGAGACTGGAGCCCATCTTGGTAGATGCAATGTGCGCTTTGGCAGCTCGCTTTTCTGACGaccccatcttcatcaacccacatgacggaaaagaaaagagatcAGAGTTCGGGCAGGTATTCGCTCGGCGTGCCAAAGCGGCCACGGTGGACACTTTCCCATGCCCATccgttgctgctgtgcaGGCCTGTCTTTTGATGGCATACGAAGGGTTCGGGGCAAACCAGGACAGCGCTCTCTGGATGTATTTGGGCCTGGCCATCAGGATGGCGGTCGATCTCGGTCTTCAGAAGCTGGAAGGTGTCAAGTACCAAGGTGAACGAGATCCTTGGTACacgagaagctggagccGGAAAAGCAACGATGGATCCGATGAACCCGAGGGAAAGCGAAACGACGAAGAGGTTTTGGGGCCGCACGAGCAGCGCGAGGTGGAACAGGAGCGCATGGATACCTTTTGGGCTGTCTTTGTTCTGGACCGTGTCATATCGTCGGGAACAGGACGTCCAGTCACGTTCCGTGACGACGACTTTGAACTGTCTCTTCCGGAACACGCCATCGATCCGGTCTCGGGCTGGCCCGACCCCTTCCCGCCGTTCATCGAGATCATCCACCTGTACGGCAGAGTGTCGGATGTTTTGAATAATATCCGGGATGCCAACGACCTcaccgaggagaagatgcaGAAGCTTGCACAGATGGAGATTGACTTGAGCCACATTTACAAGAAGCAGGATTCGCGTCTCCATTTTGACCCTGCCAACTTTCGAAAGTATGTCGAGGCAGGAAAGGGCACCATCTTTATTCTGCTGCACTTTTGGTTCCACGCTCTGATCGTTGTCCTTCATCAGCCGACGCTGTTGACTCCGTTTTACAGCCTCAGACCGACTCAGTTGCTGCCGAACAGTCGGGAGCTCTCCATGTCGAGTGCCAAAACCATTGCTGACATCCTCGCCTTTGCCGACCTGATCGACCCAAAGAGTTTTATCGGGAACCCGTTCACATCCCAGCCAATTTACATCGCTGCATGtgccttcttgatggaaTCTGGAGCGAATGCGTCACACCCCCCTTCGCGAGAGCCATCACCTTCTCCAGAAGCCAAGTCTCGCTTTTTCAAAGGCATCCCTGGGAAATTGGGCCCATCTATTGACCCCCGACAGAAACACTCACTCCTTGTCTCTGCTGCCAATTCGAACTACACGCGGTGTTACAAGTCTCTCCAGCAACTGCAGCAGTACTGGGCGGGCGTCGGTTACATTCTCAACGCCCTGGACCAAAAATCAAAGGGCATCTGGGACTGCGAGACGTTCACAAAGGAGGAATACGAACCCATCACGCTGGCCCGTCGTCGTTCACTGGAACGCTTGCCGCGATTTGAGCATCCCGCCTCGCCCAACGTTCCACCCATCGCATACTCTCTTACTGGGACCACAAACTCGCCAAACTCGAACCTGACGGTCTTGTTCCAGAATCCAGCAAATACCACACTTCCGCCCAtaccgccgcctccacctctcTCGGTTCCCGTGTCTGCCGCAACACCTCCTGGGAACATGACATATGATCCCGTCCGGCAAAGCCTTCCAGACACTCCATCTGCTATGCTCCCGCCGGCCTATCCCCAAGCCAATATATCGGCTCTGCGCTACCAGTCGAGAACCCCCAAACTGTCCAGGTTACCACAATCGCCGGCAATGGGCAAGTCCCTACTAAAACACgaatcctccccctctgtcGACTTAGACCTGCACACACCCCCACCCGCAGACAGACATCAGAGgcagaaccaccaccccacgcATCATCAGACcagccacaacaacaataacagcaacaacaaccagaaccaccaccacatccctcctacgcctcctcctcctcttccaccaccacccaccaccaccagcaccaccaccaccaccactcctccaacacctcaagCTACGAAACCTCGACCGCGCACGAGGGGTCAccttccacaacccccacaGATTCCG ATTTTAGTCATGGTGGGTTGGTttcagggggaggaggaggaggaggaggaggaggaggaggaggaggagggaagggggtaCGGGTACTTGGAGATTAATCCGATAAGCGAGGCGATTACTTTGAATAGTTTTGAAGTGAATTTTGATATGTTGGGGCTACAGAGCGATTTGATGATGCCGCCTTGGTTGGAGATTTTACCTggggaggtgctgggggttgtttga
- a CDS encoding hypothetical protein (EggNog:ENOG503NZ05; COG:S) yields MPNGINRSLFVLTKKRRPKLSTRIQERNNVAVHATGASKATQEAVKRRLYILKKKCDEKRPTCSRCSEQGVECVYGTVKPRQRKRRESAPHTAAGTSSEHYSGARRLSELSYYSHNSSYLGWGVENRGQDLTRYGEPPAVIFNTHFSLGEYPPIDILDDYPNEDPQESPNGGSPEADAPADDEGASPAAGPISPRAASKAPPDLAMIAPCSVASPLQEFHAPAFTEFTERPNRRALIDHFCNVLSHLIVFREETGNPFQQLILPLTRKSPPVLNSILALSCAHLEYRGIENSEKSLYFHNQAIQGVAQMIAQKEKANRTDILAAIMLLVYYECLVQKGRSNIVAGHLKGALTIMCSTDDLLDPAGVFLERAFRFYDVITALSNNTSPISTTPSPGGLLPFSPIGATPTSPLSNIDTLLGMSTTLWPIIHRLSGLSSLKSSLDHAISSNSSPTKIAVLRTEFSSTAQAIEAALNNWQPQLPADFTPPEGNDDPEADPVPVVASRGKSSNIPSIYHNSLAYRHASLLYLYRTILGYGRGHGLVRRHTRLTLKNCVATVGHRGPMSALLWPLFVAACEAGEGRDRELAREAFEKVERRQGMRNIGRAWEVVGEVWRRVDEEEKGKEKEKEEGGKAKGKGEEREELWRTVCREMEVSLVFG; encoded by the exons ATGCCCAATGGGATAAACAGGAGCCTATTTGTACTCACCAAGAAACGACGACCAAAGCTGTCAACTCGGATTCAGGAGAGGAAC AATGTTGCTGTACACGCGACTGGCGCCTCCAAAGCCACCCAAGAGGCGGTCAAGAGGAG GTTGTACATTCTG aagaagaagtgcGACGAGAAACGGCCGACCTGCTCGCGTTGCTCAGAGCAAGGTGTTGAGTGTGTGTACGGGACTGTGAAACCAAGACAGCGAAAACGACGTGAATCTGCGCCGCACACGGCAGCGGGTACATCTTCCGAACACTACTCAGGAGCTCGACGACTATCTGAACTCAGCTATTACAGTCACAACTCTAGTTATCTCGGTTGGGGTGTCGAGAACCGTGGACAAGACTTGACGCGTTACGGGGAGCCGCCAGCTGTTATCTTCAACACTCATTTCTCCCTCGGCGAGTACCCTCCCATCGACATCTTGGACGACTACCCCAACGAGGACCCGCAAGAATCGCCAAACGGAGGAAGCCCGGAGGCCGATGCCCCCGCTGACGATGAAGGGGCCTCACCTGCCGCCGGGCCGATATCACCACGGGCTGCATCGAAGGCGCCTCCTGACCTGGCCATGATTGCGCCATGTTCTGTAGCGTCGCCGCTTCAAGAGTTTCACGCCCCCGCCTTTACCGAGTTCACCGAGCGTCCGAACCGCAGGGCGCTGATCGATCACTTTTGCAACGTCTTGTCACATCTCATCGTCTTTCGCGAGGAGACGGGCAATCCGTTCCAGCAATTGATACTCCCGCTCACACGCAAGAGCCCACCGGTGCTCAACTCGATCCTTGCGCTTTCGTGCGCCCACCTCGAGTATCGCGGGATTGAGAACTCGGAAAAGTCTCTTTACTTTCACAACCAGGCCATACAGGGCGTGGCGCAGATGATTGcgcaaaaggaaaaggccaACAGGACGGACATTCTGGCGGCCATAATGCTGCTTGTGTATTATGAATGC CTCGTCCAAAAAGGCCGCTCCAACATCGTAGCCGGCCACCTAAAGGGCGCCCTGACAATAATGTGCAGCACCGACGACCTGCTCGACCCGGCAGGCGTCTTTCTCGAGAGAGCCTTTCGGTTCTACGACGTGATCACTGCTTTGtcaaacaacacctccccgatcagcaccaccccctccccgggcGGCCtgctccccttctcccccatcgGCGCGACGCCCACCTCCCCGCTGAGCAACATTGACACTCTACTCGGCATGTCAACCACCCTCTGGCCCATCATCCACCGACTCtccggcctctcctccctcaaatcctccctcGACCACGCCATCTcgtccaactcctccccgaCAAAGATTGCCGTCTTGAGAACAGAATTCAGCTCCACGGCACAGGCGATCGAGGCAGCGTTGAACAACTGGCAGCCGCAGCTGCCTGCTGACTTTACGCCTCCGGAGGGGAATGATGATCCAGAAGCGGACCCGGTGCCTGTTGTGGCTAGCAGGGGGAAGTCGAGTAATATCCCAAGCATATACCACAACTCGCTTGCGTACCGGCATGCTTCTTTGCTTTACTTGTATCGGACCATTCTCGGGTATGGGAGGGGGCATGGGCTTGTGAGGAGGCACACGAGGTTGACGCTGAAGAATTGTGTGGCCACTGTTGGGCATAGGGGGCCGATGTCGGCTTTGCTTTGGCCGTTGTTTGTGGCTGCTTgtgaggcgggggaggggagggatagggagttggcgagggaggcgttCGAGAAGGTGGAACGAAGGCAGGGGATGAGGAATATTGGAAGGGCgtgggaggttgtgggtgaGGTTTGGAGacgggtggatgaggaggagaaggggaaggagaaggagaaggaggaaggggggaaggcaaaggggaagggggaggagagggaggagctgtGGAGGACTGTTTgtagggagatggaggttaGTTTGGTTTTCGGGTGA